The DNA window CCAGTGGTGGCGGCGATGATGGTGGCAATGATGGTGGTGATAATGGTGGTGGAGACAGTTGTGATTGTGGTGACAATGGTGGTTGTGGTTACAGTGGAAGAGGTTGTGTTTGTGGTCCCAGTAGTGGAGGTGATAACACCATAGTGGTCGCTTATTCTCTAAGAGATAAAATGTGTGTGGAAGACTAAACATGTcattttcaaaaaattaatgaaGTTATTACAATAattgaaaatattcattaaagaCTCAACTTAGCTTTTTATTAAAGCAGCTTCTAAAAACAACCTACATGATGCTTTTAAAAGCTGTTATCTGGAGGCCATAGCTTTTaaaataggaaactttaactaaaagctctcggtactgttcactttaatgaaaaaccatatttttacactaaaaagtcaatcttggtacttttcactttactttttattttgtccttatcattaaaactcaaagttttcaaaccattttcattagttctcATTTTAAAATAAGCATAATATTTTACTTTTAccaaaccttttttttattgcttAACTTTAAAATGTAACcgtttttgatgaaaaaaaaaaacaatacaaaGTAAAGCAATAACATCCGTTAGAATTTTGCCCGTTAGATAATTTGAATTCtataatcaataaaaaaaaaattgaattgagcTCTTGTAAAAACGTAGATTCGAACTCTTTGGATAGTAAATCTACCATCTAATGTAATTTCAGTGGGATAATCCACCACTTCCGATATTTTGCCTTTGTGAAATTTCTCGAATGATGTTGAGCCAAAAATAAATtagtaaaataaaacaaaatagaaagaaagtCAGACCAACAAGGCAACAACAATTGAGCTGCAACCCTCGCCGTCTGATCAAATCAGAAACGCACGTGGCGGAATCACGTTGCCCAAAAACAAATCCTCGAAGTCAATGCCCTCTCCTCGTTGTAACTCGCAAGCTGGTAGAAAGTAAGCGAAAtttacacagagagagagagagggagagagagaattgtagaccgtagagagagagagagaaagggagaagtACACACGCAGAAAGAGAATGAGAAAGATTGGATAATCTTTCCATGGATTTTTGAGATctagaggaagaaggagaaagagctCCAGCTTGTTCGACATATCGATTTCCAATCGAAGATTTTTCACAGTCAAACTTAGCAGCCGAAGAACACggaggggagggagagagagaagtcaGCCGAAGAAAAAGTCCCGAGCTTTCCAGAGAATATGTTCGAACAGAGAAATCTCCAAAAACCCAATTCAGAAAACGCCACGATTCTCCAATCCCCTGTGGGTTTCCGGGAAAGTTTCCAACTTGGTCCTTCGAATTGAGCTCCAGAACCCGAACAGGCAactgggttttgggtttcggatTTCGGGTCGGGTTTTATCATCCGTGATCAGAGGAAGAGTGAGAGGGGTTTGGGGCAGTAGTGTGATGAGAAATGGGAGAAAATGCAGGAGCTTTGCACACAGCTGTGAACTCCGTACAGGCATTAGGAAGAGGCTTCGACGTGAACTTCGATACAAGGTTGCTCTACTGTAAGGGAGCGGCGGGTACGAGGATTCTGGAGCTTGACGAGGAGCACACCAGGGATCTCCGCCTCTATGATGATATTGTTGTGCCGGGTGTTTCCAGGGACATCAGGCATTCGCAGGAGGCTGGCGGCCGGCAGAGCTCTGGAGTCTGCAGTTTTGATGAGGTAATGCTTATGATTTCGTTGTCTCGAATTGTTGTTTGATTGTGCACTTAGGTTGTTGTGTTTGCTTTGAgagttttggtggatgttgcaAGAGTTGGTGAATTGGGTTTAGGTTGCAATTTTGCAAACATTTTACTATGATGTGATTGTAGGGAAAGTGGATAAGTGTTTAAGTTATGAGATTGATGTTCATTGAGAAATATGTTGCAAATTTGCGTAAGAAATGATGGGTAGTTGCAGAAGATTAAAAGGAACTTCATAGgtggttttatttttaaattatggaTCGGATTAATGTGAAGGCATGGAAAATGTTCAGCTCCTTACGGCTCCGACTCCATGTTTTGTGTTCTGCCACGGTTAATGTGCGATAACAATGCTAATAAAATTATTTCCCCAATAGGTACTAATGCACTAGCTGCATTGTGTTAATCCTTTTTAATAATGTactggactagaaaataaacgGGCAATTGAACGcctgtaggtacttgtttgagCGAGTTTAGTAACCAAACTAGGGtcaaatttagtttttaattatgTGCACTCAAGAACATTTATATATCTGTTGCATTTTTTAAGAGGCTGTCGCTACCTTTTAActatgtgtgtgtgcgcgcgcgtgCGTGATAGAGAGGCATAAAGTTATTTAACATGATCCTTATGGCAAATGGTTGCAGATGGTTGAGTATTTCAATCAAAAGTCTAACGCATCTGGCGGCTTTCCTCTTGGGAGTTTCAACTTCGCATTTAGCTTCACTGGTTCAAAGCATATTGATGCTGCAGCCACGAAGACCCTTTCTGTGGATGGATTTTATATTCCACTTGCTAAGGTCAAGCTTTTTAAATCACCAATAGTGTTGCAAGAAAATGTGAAACAGGCTGTCCCGAGGAGTTGGGATCCAGCATCTTTGGCTAGGTATGAATATGTATAGCCTTAGTAGAAACTTGTGATGAAATAGTTTCAAATGTTCCTTATTTAAGATTGGTTACTTTTTCTTGACAGCTtcattgaaaattttggaactCATGTCATAACATCGGTAACAATTGGTGGAAAAGATGTAATTTATGTTAAACAACACCAATCATCTACTTTGTCAACCACGGAGATCAAAAGCTATGTCCAGGATTTTGCAACTCAGAGGTTCTCAGACACAAAAAGCAATAGAAGTTCATGTCAAATGAAATCCAATGATAAGGCTAGTTCCgctttgtttcttttcctttttattattttgtagccTCTGTCTTTACTTGAAATTTAGGTTTTGACTGAGtatcattatatatatttcaggGCGGTGATCCTGGTTTATTCAACAGTCAAGGGATATATCCTCAACCCACTACGGCACCATATCTTGCTGGGAAAGAAGTATGTAACGTATTGATAATTTGTATCCAATATCTCTGTTGCGCTTGATGGTTTATTATAAGAAATAAGTttaaaaaagtataaaaaagtATAAAGTTGCTTCTTTCTCTGAACCTCCATTTTCCTTGAATGTAATCTTATTTACCATTTCTTAAATACATAAGAAGTATAGAGTAAGCTCTCACCAGCCCTTGATTTTGGCATACCTTTGAacatttacttgcatttttacctGAGTTCTATTACTTCTTcgatatgttatttctcattaccgtcaattattgttgatgcaggATGTCACGGTCATTTttagaagaagaggaggagacgATCTGGAACAAAACCACACCCGATGGGCAAGAACTGTCCGGTCCTCTCCAGACGTAATCGAGATGACATTTTTTCCCATAACAGCCCTACTTGAAGAGATACCTGGAAAAGAGCACCTTACTCGAGCTATTGGTCTTTACCTTGAATGTATAACAACTGAACTCATCATAGATGGGTTAGAGTTTTCTTTTTCCTGTAATGTACTCTATCATTAGCAGTAAGGTAAGCCTACTAAACGGTTTTGAAATCCTTCTTGCAGATAAGCCTCCAATTGAAGAGCTGAGATATTTCCTAGAGTTTCAAATTTCCCGAATATGGGCTCCTATGCCCGACAGAAATATTGGACACCAAAGAAAGGAACCTGTTTGCCCATCCTTGCAATTCAGCATAATGGGGCAAAAGCTTTATGTCAGCCAAGAACAGGTAGCAATGAATCTCTCTTCGCTGAGCTCTTCCATCCTTTGGGAGGCTTGTACTCGTCTTTGGACAGAATGAGACAAAAATTTGCTCAATTTTCTCGTTGGGTGGGGCCTGAATTGCATGAGATCTAACGGAAGACCTTATTAAGTGCATCCTGCTTCCTTAGCGTTGGAGTGGGTTCCAATGGCTAAGTGGTAAAACTAAAACATTAAGCAGTCTAATTGACATGACAAAAACATTAATGCTTATCGTTTAACTCCTCAATTCATCATGTACAGCGCACTGGTGGGACATCATGTCCTTGAGATGTCTAATagccatttttttattttttgtgatctCTCATTCTGAGTTCGATTCATGGTTTAATCCTCCTAGGCTGTTTATGTAATCTCCATTAACAAGGTTTTGTGATCTGCAGGTTACTGTTGGACGGAAGCCAGTGACAGGCATACGGTTATGTCTAGAAGGAAGCAAGCATAATCGACTTTGTATTCATCTTCAGCACTTAGCATCTCTACCAAATATCCTTCGGCCATATTGGGGCAGCGATGTCGCAATTGGTGCACCCAAGTGGCAAGGACCTGAAGAGCAAGACAGCCGATGGTTCGAACCATTAAAATGGAAAAACTTCTCTCATGTGAGCACTGCACCAATTGAGAACCCTGAAGCCTTCACAGGGGACCACTCTGGTGTCTACATGGTCACTGGAGCACAGCTCGGAGTGTGGGATTTTGGATCGAGAAATGTCTTGTACATGAAGCTATTATATTCCAGGCTGCCAGGCTGCACCATCCGGAGATCCGTGTGGGATTATACACCAAATGAAAAGTCGAAGAAAGCAACATCCACTGGCGACTCAAGTTCAGGTTTAAGAGAACATGTCGCTGGCAACAAGTTGGCGAAGTTTGTAGACATGTCTGAGATGAGCAAGGGGCCGCGAGACCATCCTGGTCACTGGTTGGTTACGGGTGGAAAGCTTGGCGTGGAGAGAGGGAAAATTGTTTTAAGAATGAAATATTCGTTACTAAGTTATTGAGTCGTTTATACATTTTGCAAGATTGATGTGCACAGTGGTGGTTTTTTGTTAGATGAGAGGCGGTGTCTTTTGatggacagagagagagagtgggacGAAGATTTGTGTCTTTTGGGTGGTCTTAGAGTGAATGGATGCTGCCTCTTGATGTGTTTATAAGTAAAAGGTTTGATATGTTAAGTTAATTTGATGAAAGAAACCTTGTTGTAGAGCAATTATATACCTCATTTTCTAGgatcaaattcaatttaattgtTCCTCTGGGAGGAGAGTTGTTCTCTTTCATATATTTAGCAAAgcttaacaaaaataaaggaaagCATACGCAAATGAATCTGGTTACCAAGGTTTTACTAAAATTGAAACTTGAGGAAATTTGAAATGTCAATAAAGGAGCACTAAGTTCTGGTTCATATACAGTTTATTGTTAGTTTTGTATTCCTCTTGTTTATGTTAAACGTTTGTAATCGGTTCTATTTGTGTTTACTTTCTAAATATGTAGTTCAGCGTCGGGTTTCCTCCAATTTTGTTGTTCACTAATAGTTTATAACcgattttatttgtattttctgTTGTGTgtatttaccaaaaaataataataaatgagacaaaacataaacttggTGGTATACTTAGCTCGATGTACAAAAATTGCATTTACATCATTGATGTGACATTATAATCTTATTTTACAAAAATCAAAGATACAAACTGCAAGGCAGTTTTATGGATATATAACGGCTCATTTTGGTAGtgtttaaaataactgaaagtatttttggtgaaattgattttATGTTTCAGAAGTATCAGACATGTGattcttgcagaaagcacttaaAATGTTTTTTCAGGATctacttgtatttttactaaaaattcatttcaaaaacattttcatcaaaaacactTTAGTTATTTTAGAAGTGTTTTCAAATGATCCATAAGTCTATAAACAATTCGCTGCTTCCACAAATGATCTAAAACTGGCCACCTTCAATGGTCTGTCCAAACTGCCGGCGGGCACTACATTGTAGCTGGTGACTCTGCCTGCGTCCGTCACTAGTGGTGACTCTGAAGGAGAGCCTCTGGCGTTTGAGGTAGGAGTTGCTCCGCCAGTTTCCACCCCTGTTTCTTGACATGGGCAGCCACCCTGTTCTAGAACCCTTGGTAGACATTGTACGGACATCCCCTGCACCCCCAACATTTGTGATCAACACCAAGTTGAAGTATGAGTGGCCATTTATGGTGAACCTTATGCCTTCGTCACACATGGAACACTAAACAAGAAATTACAACCAAGTAAATAATCAATAGAACtgttttatattatattgtCAGACAGTTAATCTAACCGTTGATTTAacgattttattttgtttatttgtgcTTTCATGTTCACAACTTAACaatataacatgtgtggagccaaaaatattcacagggcgacacgtggatttttggacaaaaatgacaaaaatacccttgcagtacaacgaggttcctacgcgcaagcagcgggcaaccctctttcaaccaagacagaagtgcccaaaataggtaacaattcaaagtccatctcatcaaatcctttctacaaggtaattcccaaacacattccttttaaattatgttaattggctaattaatgggtttattacctaattaacccattaattgtcaattaaaccatccattatatccaaataactacaaaatacatccaattcaaccctaaaacaccacatggccggctatccccatttcaaaacctaatccatcacttttttctacctttttcaccatttcttcctttttattacccaataaattcaaaaaccaccaaaacattcatcttatgtttaatagccaaataaattggctaattaaacctaaattaaacctaaaaaccctagccacctcctatccctataaatatactcccattctcaccaaaaagctaattccaacactttggcaaaaatcccaaaattctctaaacactctttctctctaaattataactttggcatcggaggttcttcggccaaagccccccccattcatcgtgggcgcgtgaggctcttggccttaacctaaggtgttaattgttttgtaggtgcaaaatcgtccaagatcgaggaggaagaaatttgcatccacaacatGCATGTATTTAG is part of the Malus domestica chromosome 12, GDT2T_hap1 genome and encodes:
- the LOC103450743 gene encoding MACPF domain-containing protein CAD1-like encodes the protein MGENAGALHTAVNSVQALGRGFDVNFDTRLLYCKGAAGTRILELDEEHTRDLRLYDDIVVPGVSRDIRHSQEAGGRQSSGVCSFDEMVEYFNQKSNASGGFPLGSFNFAFSFTGSKHIDAAATKTLSVDGFYIPLAKVKLFKSPIVLQENVKQAVPRSWDPASLASFIENFGTHVITSVTIGGKDVIYVKQHQSSTLSTTEIKSYVQDFATQRFSDTKSNRSSCQMKSNDKGGDPGLFNSQGIYPQPTTAPYLAGKEDVTVIFRRRGGDDLEQNHTRWARTVRSSPDVIEMTFFPITALLEEIPGKEHLTRAIGLYLEYKPPIEELRYFLEFQISRIWAPMPDRNIGHQRKEPVCPSLQFSIMGQKLYVSQEQVTVGRKPVTGIRLCLEGSKHNRLCIHLQHLASLPNILRPYWGSDVAIGAPKWQGPEEQDSRWFEPLKWKNFSHVSTAPIENPEAFTGDHSGVYMVTGAQLGVWDFGSRNVLYMKLLYSRLPGCTIRRSVWDYTPNEKSKKATSTGDSSSGLREHVAGNKLAKFVDMSEMSKGPRDHPGHWLVTGGKLGVERGKIVLRMKYSLLSY